One Dictyoglomus turgidum DSM 6724 DNA window includes the following coding sequences:
- a CDS encoding NusG domain II-containing protein, with translation MFRRYDILLIIFFLLLALGLFYFNYIRNEGVVLKVYVNNREVFSKSLGELKSRERFEVQGLLGKSVFEYVEGKGVRMISSPCPDKLCIKQGFINKVGESIVCLPNRVVITWEGRK, from the coding sequence ATGTTTAGAAGATATGACATATTGTTAATAATATTCTTTCTTTTATTGGCATTAGGTCTGTTTTACTTCAATTATATTAGAAATGAAGGGGTTGTCTTAAAGGTATATGTAAACAATAGAGAAGTTTTTTCCAAATCCTTAGGAGAGTTAAAAAGCAGAGAAAGATTTGAAGTTCAAGGTCTTTTAGGTAAGAGTGTTTTTGAATACGTAGAGGGAAAAGGGGTTCGTATGATTTCTTCTCCTTGTCCTGATAAACTTTGCATTAAACAAGGTTTTATAAATAAAGTAGGGGAAAGTATTGTTTGTCTTCCCAATAGAGTAGTTATCACTTGGGAGGGAAGAAAATGA
- a CDS encoding SagB/ThcOx family dehydrogenase, with protein MEYVISFIIGVISLIKFTYAQNGKVIKLPTPSFKSSISIEEALLYRRSKRFYKDLPLTTQELSQILWASQGISDSDYKFRTCPSAGALYPLEVYISILKVEGIESGIYKYTPEKHEIIQLYKNHKRDELYEASLKQEWVKWAPVVLIICASFYKTKARYGERGIRYIYIETGHCAQNIYLQCVSLGLGTVAVGAFDDDEISKILNLPKFEIPTYLMPIGKI; from the coding sequence ATGGAATATGTAATAAGCTTTATTATAGGGGTAATTTCATTAATAAAGTTTACTTATGCCCAGAATGGTAAAGTAATAAAACTTCCGACTCCCTCCTTTAAAAGTTCCATCTCCATTGAAGAAGCCTTGCTTTATAGAAGATCAAAGAGATTTTATAAAGACCTACCCCTTACTACTCAGGAATTATCACAAATCCTTTGGGCTTCTCAGGGAATATCAGATTCTGACTATAAGTTTAGGACTTGTCCCTCAGCTGGAGCATTATATCCTTTAGAAGTCTATATATCAATCTTAAAGGTTGAGGGAATAGAATCAGGTATATATAAATACACTCCAGAAAAACATGAGATAATCCAGTTATATAAAAATCATAAAAGGGATGAACTTTATGAGGCATCTTTAAAGCAGGAATGGGTAAAGTGGGCTCCTGTTGTACTCATAATTTGTGCCTCTTTTTATAAAACCAAAGCTCGTTATGGGGAAAGGGGAATAAGATATATATACATAGAAACAGGACATTGCGCTCAGAATATTTACCTACAATGTGTTTCTTTAGGTTTAGGTACAGTAGCGGTAGGTGCCTTTGATGATGACGAAATAAGTAAAATCCTAAATTTACCTAAATTTGAAATTCCCACATATTTGATGCCAATTGGAAAAATTTAG
- a CDS encoding SIS domain-containing protein: MSEKFMIKEIREGFSIIKSYKDRWEEFVEVSKRIKSLDFQNIVFVARGSSDNAATWGKYYMESHLRVPVSLCAPSLFTIYKLPPNLKSSLVIAISQSGESDDICEVVNNANKQGALTIGITNNPQGKLAQIAKINIFLNSGIEKSVAATKTYLSQLVSIYFLTNTLIGRNILPEFDKILNAMEDILKREEEIKEKVKPYKYMEHCAVLGRGFNLSTALETALKLKETSYIIAQPYSSADFMHGPLALASEGFPVFFFVPKGESMEHSLEVLKTLKEKGSDIFIFTNEIDLLKEYDGIYINCDIPEYITPIPFIYPAQFFAYYLAEIKGRDPDNPRNIRKVTITR, translated from the coding sequence ATGTCCGAAAAGTTTATGATTAAGGAAATAAGAGAGGGCTTTTCCATAATAAAAAGTTATAAAGATCGATGGGAAGAATTTGTAGAAGTTTCAAAAAGAATAAAATCCCTTGATTTTCAAAACATTGTTTTTGTAGCAAGAGGATCATCAGATAACGCAGCCACATGGGGAAAATACTATATGGAGTCTCATTTAAGAGTTCCTGTATCTCTATGTGCCCCATCTTTATTTACCATATATAAACTTCCTCCTAATCTTAAATCATCCTTGGTTATTGCCATATCTCAATCAGGGGAAAGTGATGATATATGTGAAGTTGTAAATAATGCCAACAAACAAGGAGCCTTGACAATTGGCATAACTAATAATCCTCAAGGGAAATTAGCCCAAATAGCTAAAATAAATATTTTCCTAAACTCAGGCATTGAAAAAAGTGTTGCAGCCACTAAAACTTACTTATCTCAGTTAGTGTCCATTTATTTTCTAACAAACACATTAATAGGTAGAAATATACTACCTGAATTTGATAAAATATTAAACGCTATGGAAGATATTCTAAAAAGAGAGGAAGAGATAAAAGAAAAGGTAAAACCTTATAAATACATGGAGCATTGTGCTGTCCTTGGAAGAGGCTTTAATTTATCCACAGCTTTAGAAACTGCCTTAAAATTAAAAGAAACCTCTTATATTATTGCTCAGCCTTATTCTTCAGCAGACTTTATGCATGGGCCCCTTGCCCTTGCTTCTGAAGGATTTCCTGTGTTCTTTTTTGTTCCAAAAGGAGAAAGTATGGAGCATTCCTTAGAGGTTTTAAAAACTCTAAAAGAAAAAGGAAGCGATATTTTTATCTTCACCAACGAAATTGATCTCTTAAAAGAATATGATGGAATTTACATAAACTGTGATATTCCAGAATATATAACTCCTATACCTTTCATTTATCCTGCTCAATTTTTTGCTTATTATCTTGCTGAGATTAAGGGAAGAGATCCTGACAACCCCAGAAATATAAGGAAGGTTACCATAACAAGATGA
- a CDS encoding divergent PAP2 family protein, whose amino-acid sequence MTNIIQIIEDLLQNPVFIIPMMVAMITQGIKGLIRSIQERKFLWRAFFEWGGMPSSHSALVVSLSLIIGIKEGFNSTIYILSMFFAGIVIADAIGVRLATEEQAKVINKIIQKEIKNPELKEIYLKESIGHTPIEAITGGIIGLILTHFIYYGFFVK is encoded by the coding sequence ATGACAAATATAATACAGATAATAGAAGACTTACTTCAAAATCCTGTATTTATTATTCCTATGATGGTGGCAATGATTACTCAAGGAATTAAGGGATTAATAAGGAGTATTCAAGAGAGAAAATTTTTATGGAGAGCCTTCTTTGAATGGGGTGGAATGCCAAGTTCCCATTCTGCTCTTGTAGTATCTTTATCCCTGATAATTGGCATAAAGGAGGGTTTTAATTCCACCATCTATATTCTTTCTATGTTCTTTGCAGGAATAGTAATAGCAGACGCCATTGGAGTAAGACTTGCTACAGAAGAACAAGCAAAGGTTATAAACAAAATTATACAAAAGGAAATAAAAAATCCTGAATTGAAAGAAATCTACTTAAAAGAATCTATAGGTCATACACCTATAGAAGCCATAACTGGAGGAATCATTGGACTTATTTTAACCCACTTTATATACTATGGATTTTTTGTAAAATGA
- a CDS encoding glycosyltransferase family 4 protein: MKIAFFSDTYIPHKNGVATSLSFLKKTLEEESHSVYLFIPFIPNIPKERNTFTLPSITFPFQKEHRIALPYSIKYDLMLRNMEPNIIHTHTPFSLGIFGLYMGKRIKIPIVHTYHTLLPDYAYYIWDHFPHFVKKNIIDEERAKRIAIWISREYCNHSDLIIAPSTKIKRLLKNFGIQKPIEILPNGIDLDRFKKIPKPEARKSLGLPTDVILLLFVGRLGKEKNIEFLIEVMKYIKENNEKLIYLVIVGDNPDKRVMEELKNKAKTLNVYDRTIFTGYLEYERVIEAYYASDIFVFSSITETQGLVILEAMASGLPVVAIDDDAISDFVKDGINGFLVPNNQENKRLFSEKIKNLIEDKDLYTKMSLHALETSRSFHIKNLNKKLLALYEDLIREYNNSNA; the protein is encoded by the coding sequence ATGAAGATAGCCTTTTTCAGCGATACTTACATTCCCCATAAAAATGGTGTAGCCACATCATTAAGCTTTCTCAAGAAAACCTTAGAGGAAGAATCCCATTCTGTTTACCTTTTTATTCCCTTTATTCCCAACATTCCTAAAGAGAGAAATACCTTTACTCTTCCTTCTATAACCTTTCCTTTTCAAAAAGAACACCGTATTGCTCTACCCTATTCTATAAAATATGATCTTATGTTAAGGAACATGGAACCCAATATTATACATACCCATACTCCTTTTTCTTTGGGAATCTTTGGATTATATATGGGAAAAAGAATTAAAATCCCTATAGTTCATACCTATCACACTCTTCTCCCTGACTACGCCTACTACATCTGGGATCATTTTCCCCATTTTGTGAAGAAAAACATCATAGACGAAGAAAGAGCAAAAAGAATAGCCATTTGGATAAGTAGGGAATATTGTAATCACTCTGATCTAATTATTGCTCCATCAACAAAAATAAAAAGGCTCCTTAAAAATTTTGGGATCCAAAAGCCAATAGAAATTTTACCTAATGGAATAGATCTTGATAGGTTTAAAAAGATTCCAAAACCTGAAGCAAGAAAAAGTTTAGGTCTTCCTACTGATGTTATTTTACTCCTCTTTGTAGGAAGGTTAGGTAAGGAAAAAAATATTGAATTTCTCATAGAAGTAATGAAATACATAAAGGAAAATAATGAAAAATTGATTTATCTTGTAATCGTAGGGGATAATCCCGATAAAAGAGTTATGGAAGAACTAAAAAACAAAGCTAAAACTTTAAATGTCTATGATAGAACAATTTTTACGGGATATTTAGAGTATGAAAGGGTCATTGAAGCCTATTATGCTTCTGATATATTTGTGTTTTCCTCAATCACAGAAACTCAAGGATTAGTAATCCTTGAAGCAATGGCATCGGGACTTCCAGTAGTTGCTATAGATGATGACGCTATTTCAGATTTTGTTAAAGATGGAATAAATGGTTTTTTAGTACCTAACAATCAGGAAAACAAGAGACTATTTTCTGAAAAGATAAAAAACCTTATTGAAGACAAAGATCTGTACACAAAAATGTCTCTCCATGCCTTAGAGACCTCAAGATCATTTCATATAAAGAACCTTAACAAGAAACTCTTAGCCTTGTATGAAGACCTTATAAGAGAATATAATAATAGTAATGCCTGA
- a CDS encoding DNA double-strand break repair nuclease NurA, with translation MPDFISLFISEIKKKKPLLEELLIKRGLNERPYIAEFIEKIWNNLSDTYDFTKKPTFAVDASQRTLSFSLGPYLIITQALAIGSNGYEKALVSIEPVVGSIPENQLGLLRDLLMQDLEIKLALQIVKENYPPFILLIDGSLLSRISYLLRYLHSFEDENYINLAYNVLMNTLDLINASKNGIDLISISKSSRNTFFFQILSIDNPDIEKNISYKPTDSEILSIFTWEPGYTTPLLIGAEMGLGHKQLEIIEKNSDLQKVLSNTQAFYTFYIRLMPRDQLLRIDFPANIVGEKANILSVNYFWGKDINMAQILGILKKNCVNSKIYQTPLYFVDQIVRIKREPDLERYLMILKKEFPGFIELDRSQGRFY, from the coding sequence ATGCCTGATTTTATATCTTTATTTATATCGGAAATAAAAAAGAAAAAACCTCTCCTTGAAGAACTTCTCATTAAAAGGGGTCTTAATGAAAGACCTTACATAGCAGAATTTATTGAGAAGATTTGGAATAATCTCTCAGACACTTATGATTTCACTAAAAAACCTACCTTTGCGGTGGATGCCTCTCAAAGAACCTTATCCTTTTCCTTAGGACCCTATCTAATAATAACTCAAGCTCTAGCTATAGGTTCAAATGGATATGAAAAAGCCTTGGTATCCATTGAGCCAGTCGTAGGTTCCATACCAGAAAATCAACTAGGACTCTTAAGAGATCTTTTAATGCAGGATTTGGAGATTAAACTTGCTCTTCAAATTGTTAAAGAGAATTATCCTCCTTTCATTCTGCTAATTGATGGCTCTTTATTATCACGAATCTCCTATCTTTTAAGGTATCTACATAGTTTTGAAGATGAAAACTATATAAATCTTGCCTACAATGTATTGATGAATACCTTAGACCTTATAAATGCCTCTAAAAATGGTATAGATCTTATTTCAATCTCTAAATCTTCAAGGAATACCTTCTTCTTTCAGATCCTATCCATTGATAATCCTGATATAGAAAAAAACATATCTTACAAACCTACAGATAGCGAAATTTTAAGCATTTTTACCTGGGAACCTGGCTATACCACTCCCCTTTTAATAGGAGCAGAAATGGGTCTTGGACATAAACAATTAGAAATTATAGAAAAAAATTCGGATCTTCAAAAAGTTCTTAGCAATACTCAAGCCTTTTATACCTTCTATATAAGACTTATGCCAAGAGATCAGCTTTTGAGAATAGATTTTCCTGCAAATATAGTGGGAGAAAAAGCAAATATTCTGTCGGTAAACTATTTTTGGGGCAAGGATATAAATATGGCCCAAATTTTAGGAATATTAAAAAAAAATTGTGTAAACTCTAAAATATACCAAACTCCTTTGTATTTTGTAGATCAAATTGTTAGAATAAAAAGAGAACCTGATTTAGAAAGATATCTAATGATTTTAAAAAAAGAATTTCCAGGGTTTATTGAACTTGATAGAAGTCAGGGGAGGTTCTATTAA
- a CDS encoding helicase HerA domain-containing protein: MELKCVGYLVGESFCDSFQFITNEELAPKRLEYVIIKGIASSDEEVEVLAQVESLKAFSDVLSEDQEYDATTKLLELNYKIPLKLIASARVLGYLDKDGNILLPRSVSLPGSPVYLAPDELLQKFFTHNKKTAIEIGTLLYRPNVKVTLDPNGLRRHLAIIAQTGAGKSYLTGLLLEKLVKLGATILVFDPNSDYVLLRRKRNNLREFSSIAHNVTIYRIPKVQGRFSDDMIGGVEPYSIRFSELENEQIAEILGISEYSNIRDAVERAIEELRSSKIDFTPNELYEKLENMAGIEEKEEEEISNFEDYEKRLLKEMEKKNKKKYPEETTIGARKALKYVKWIKDYPIWGFKDISPEKILKPAHISVIDLAGIEKNLQDLVVSKLLNDIWTKAKSEGLPYPLFIVLEEAHNLVPKEKGEKLKSSRIINSIAAEGRKFKVFLIVVTQRPYKISSNTLSQCGSQIIMRLTNPTDQTAVKEASEALSENLFHDLPGLNIGEAIILGRLTKIPVMVKIGERETAEGGFDIDLDEEFQKALNHVDSIIENDIEILPDFGSEI, encoded by the coding sequence ATGGAATTAAAATGCGTGGGATATTTAGTAGGAGAAAGTTTTTGTGATAGCTTTCAATTTATTACTAATGAAGAGTTAGCCCCCAAAAGGCTTGAATATGTAATAATAAAGGGAATTGCGTCCTCAGACGAAGAAGTAGAAGTGTTAGCTCAAGTGGAAAGTTTAAAAGCATTCTCTGATGTACTTTCGGAAGATCAGGAATATGATGCCACTACAAAACTTTTGGAGTTAAACTATAAAATCCCCCTAAAATTAATAGCCTCTGCAAGAGTTCTTGGATACTTAGATAAAGATGGTAACATTCTCCTTCCAAGATCAGTATCCCTTCCTGGATCTCCTGTATACCTTGCTCCTGATGAGCTTCTTCAAAAATTTTTTACCCATAATAAAAAAACAGCCATTGAGATAGGAACTCTTTTATATAGACCCAATGTTAAAGTCACCCTTGATCCCAATGGACTTAGAAGACACCTCGCTATAATAGCTCAAACAGGAGCTGGAAAATCATACCTTACAGGACTACTTTTGGAAAAACTTGTAAAATTAGGGGCAACTATACTGGTCTTTGATCCCAATAGCGATTATGTACTCTTAAGAAGAAAAAGAAATAATTTAAGAGAATTTTCATCTATTGCTCATAATGTAACCATATACCGAATACCCAAGGTGCAAGGAAGATTTAGCGATGATATGATAGGTGGAGTTGAGCCTTACTCTATAAGATTTAGCGAATTGGAAAATGAGCAAATAGCAGAAATTCTTGGAATATCAGAATACAGCAATATAAGAGATGCAGTTGAAAGAGCTATTGAAGAATTGCGAAGTTCAAAAATAGATTTTACTCCCAATGAGTTGTATGAAAAACTCGAAAATATGGCAGGAATAGAAGAAAAAGAGGAAGAAGAAATTTCTAATTTTGAGGACTACGAAAAAAGACTTCTAAAAGAAATGGAAAAAAAGAATAAGAAAAAATATCCCGAAGAAACCACAATTGGAGCAAGGAAGGCATTAAAATATGTAAAGTGGATAAAAGATTATCCTATCTGGGGATTTAAAGATATTTCTCCTGAAAAAATATTGAAACCTGCTCATATCTCGGTAATAGATCTTGCAGGAATAGAAAAGAACCTTCAAGATCTCGTAGTTAGCAAACTATTAAACGACATATGGACAAAAGCAAAATCTGAAGGACTTCCTTATCCCCTCTTTATAGTGCTTGAAGAAGCCCATAATTTAGTACCTAAGGAAAAAGGGGAAAAATTAAAAAGTTCAAGGATAATAAACTCCATTGCAGCAGAAGGTAGAAAATTCAAAGTATTCCTTATTGTGGTTACCCAAAGACCTTATAAAATAAGTAGCAATACCCTTTCCCAATGTGGAAGCCAAATAATTATGAGACTGACTAATCCTACAGACCAAACCGCAGTAAAAGAAGCATCCGAAGCTCTCTCGGAAAACTTATTCCACGATCTTCCCGGCCTAAACATAGGTGAAGCCATAATTCTTGGAAGACTAACTAAAATTCCCGTAATGGTAAAAATAGGAGAAAGAGAAACTGCAGAAGGCGGTTTTGATATTGACTTAGATGAAGAGTTTCAAAAAGCCTTAAACCACGTGGATAGTATCATAGAAAATGACATAGAGATCCTCCCTGATTTTGGGAGTGAGATATAA
- a CDS encoding metallophosphoesterase family protein, translating to MVKIVITADNHLGKYYKKLLPEKLQERRKRLRDAFEEVVNFAIEEKVDIFVQAGDLFDSPNPRNQDLTFVAREFSKMTKNHIKIYAIGGNHDAPNMLESDSYPIRIFEEAGLIKTFSSQSTINYEIFEKDGLNILISGLSHDPRRKGRIDPIEKAIIPSDFPKENNLIKLLILHYSFEKFAHPKAQEPQVSIGTLDLLPFDIYIIGHLHEQNTYRFANKHVIIPGSTERFEFGEENLTPGFYLLTIENKKINYEHIKVKAQPMRNMEIRLTEIISENPTNSIIERIINNSHKDLLLKCKLIGEISLSLYRSINFNKILEAGINSNFLFDLDTQNLRIKGEEIHTLPAPETSVDKNLEMITKKYMEESPEDKDIIIEALNWLKEELKNREIML from the coding sequence ATGGTAAAAATCGTAATTACTGCTGACAATCACTTAGGTAAATATTATAAGAAATTATTACCAGAAAAATTACAAGAGAGAAGAAAAAGACTGAGAGATGCCTTTGAAGAGGTAGTAAATTTTGCCATAGAAGAAAAGGTAGATATATTCGTTCAGGCAGGAGATCTATTCGACTCTCCAAATCCAAGAAATCAAGATCTAACTTTTGTGGCCCGAGAATTTTCCAAGATGACAAAAAACCACATAAAAATATATGCCATTGGAGGAAACCATGATGCTCCCAACATGTTAGAATCCGATTCTTACCCTATAAGAATCTTTGAGGAGGCAGGATTAATAAAAACCTTCTCCTCCCAATCTACAATAAATTATGAAATCTTTGAAAAAGATGGATTAAATATACTCATTTCTGGACTTTCTCATGATCCCAGAAGAAAGGGAAGAATAGATCCTATAGAAAAGGCTATAATTCCTTCTGATTTTCCAAAAGAGAATAATTTAATTAAATTGTTAATTCTCCACTATTCCTTTGAAAAATTTGCTCATCCCAAAGCTCAAGAGCCGCAAGTCTCTATTGGAACTTTAGATCTTTTACCTTTTGATATTTATATCATAGGACATCTACATGAACAAAATACCTATCGCTTTGCTAATAAACATGTAATAATTCCTGGAAGCACAGAAAGATTTGAGTTTGGGGAAGAAAATCTCACTCCTGGATTTTACCTTCTTACCATTGAAAACAAAAAGATTAATTACGAGCATATAAAGGTAAAAGCTCAACCCATGAGAAATATGGAGATCAGGTTAACGGAAATAATTTCGGAAAATCCTACAAATTCCATAATAGAAAGAATAATAAATAATTCTCACAAAGATCTACTTTTAAAATGCAAGCTTATAGGTGAGATATCCTTATCTTTATACCGTTCTATTAACTTTAATAAAATTCTTGAAGCAGGAATAAACTCCAATTTTCTATTTGATCTTGATACCCAAAATCTAAGGATAAAAGGCGAAGAGATCCACACTCTTCCCGCTCCTGAAACCAGTGTTGACAAGAACCTTGAAATGATTACAAAAAAATATATGGAAGAAAGCCCCGAAGATAAGGATATAATAATAGAAGCTTTAAACTGGTTAAAAGAAGAGTTAAAAAATAGAGAGATAATGCTATGA
- a CDS encoding AAA family ATPase — MIKLVSLKLSNFKQYQNARIEFPEQGKILIKGKNEAGKSTIFEAIAFALFGKPVYVGSKPNLIRFNAEKAQIELVVKTEDKILTIRRVLSKNASQNAELHIKKNDSSTPIIITGVKNVDPRIIKEIGIDQDIFINTCFIGQKRLETLENLTAQERQEIISKLFNLDYFVNLIGKAKDIKKEFTNQKEQYEIIKKAGEAKRDLPEIKKKIEEVEEQLNKIRKIELSHEIMKKEKLLKTLIEEITKLEEEIEKVRKDVALLERYKEEEKLINEIRSMEEKINILEKQKNQTLEKIQELEGKIKEEEKIKERIDFLNKGIKIKSRVEELTRILSEEKLKISKTEETIPNLLEKVENYKEIVKKINTEKILLNKLSYLEESLQKLEIRKRNLEKREEKLRNALNEINKVKENLKIHQKALDYKEKEEKVLFLEKSLSKIKNSLILSFISTLLFLLLSFLLNQLFLIPSIILITTTIFIYKNYSQINSNLSKELTITEFIKRDIPEHLIKKGKEELRKELIEIEKRSEIKKNKAERVIEAIKTQISNIDPSSLIEEKAKINKEISDINLLKDEAQRLIFDLSSRLKCDNHITAIEEKILKVQEVLEKKRREIDDREKEIEYLKKEDPIPDRELSNLISEKGSLENELRNIDHYKKELDKQKILLLNLEKNIKEEKEKIEFLSKKIPSTDNEYVKRLKEIIKDLEERKVKENYENILSQLSNKRGQKSSVEEEYKKLIEEFKSNFQEETWEIYSSTDVDPKEKEVLINQKEELIKILGEKEAILKEYEKRTGKKVEDLIPEKIEEDYKNLEKNIQKMEYAIKIAESTRESILKSILPRTMAFMQKILPILTSDRYHYAEIDESYKLRVYTSDTKDPLEKNIFSGGTQDQLSLALRLAFAMATLPQDKGVQPKFIFLDEPLGSFDEDRARGLLYLLTQGEVAEFFDQIFVVTHVPIEEELFDEIYYVNNGQIIKIDKNSNLTLDF; from the coding sequence ATGATAAAATTAGTGAGCCTTAAACTCAGCAATTTTAAACAATACCAAAATGCCCGAATAGAATTCCCAGAGCAAGGCAAAATACTTATTAAGGGCAAAAATGAAGCGGGAAAAAGTACTATATTTGAAGCCATAGCTTTTGCCCTATTTGGTAAACCAGTATATGTAGGCTCTAAGCCTAATTTAATAAGATTTAATGCAGAAAAAGCCCAAATTGAACTCGTAGTAAAAACAGAGGACAAAATCCTAACCATAAGAAGAGTCCTCTCAAAAAATGCCTCTCAAAATGCAGAACTTCACATAAAGAAAAATGACAGCTCTACCCCCATTATCATAACCGGAGTTAAGAACGTAGATCCCAGAATTATAAAAGAAATAGGAATAGATCAGGATATATTCATAAATACGTGTTTTATAGGACAAAAAAGATTAGAAACCTTAGAAAATCTAACAGCCCAAGAAAGACAAGAAATTATATCTAAACTTTTTAACTTAGACTACTTTGTAAACCTTATAGGAAAAGCAAAAGACATAAAGAAAGAATTTACCAATCAAAAAGAACAATATGAGATTATTAAAAAAGCAGGAGAGGCAAAAAGAGACCTCCCTGAAATCAAAAAGAAAATAGAGGAAGTAGAAGAGCAATTAAATAAGATTAGAAAAATAGAGCTTTCCCACGAAATTATGAAAAAGGAAAAACTTTTAAAGACATTAATAGAAGAAATTACTAAGTTAGAAGAAGAAATTGAGAAGGTAAGAAAAGACGTAGCGTTATTAGAAAGGTATAAAGAGGAAGAAAAACTTATAAATGAGATAAGAAGTATGGAAGAAAAAATTAACATTTTGGAAAAACAAAAAAACCAAACCTTAGAAAAGATCCAAGAATTAGAGGGAAAAATAAAAGAGGAAGAAAAAATAAAAGAGAGAATAGACTTCTTAAACAAGGGAATAAAAATAAAGAGTAGAGTCGAAGAGCTTACAAGGATTTTGAGTGAGGAAAAACTAAAAATCTCAAAAACTGAAGAGACAATTCCAAATCTTTTAGAAAAAGTAGAAAATTATAAAGAAATAGTAAAAAAAATAAATACCGAAAAAATCCTTTTAAACAAACTCTCCTACTTGGAGGAGAGCCTTCAAAAACTTGAAATAAGAAAAAGAAACCTTGAAAAAAGAGAAGAAAAATTAAGAAATGCATTAAACGAAATAAATAAAGTAAAAGAAAACCTAAAAATCCATCAAAAAGCCTTAGATTATAAAGAAAAGGAAGAGAAGGTCCTTTTCCTAGAGAAATCCCTCTCAAAGATTAAAAATAGTTTAATTCTTTCCTTTATTTCAACCCTTCTTTTTCTACTTTTATCTTTTTTGTTAAATCAACTTTTCCTTATTCCTTCAATTATCCTTATAACTACGACTATTTTTATTTATAAAAATTATTCCCAAATAAATAGCAATCTCAGCAAAGAGTTAACTATAACAGAGTTTATAAAAAGAGATATACCTGAACATCTCATAAAAAAGGGTAAAGAAGAATTGAGAAAAGAACTCATTGAAATTGAAAAAAGAAGTGAAATCAAAAAAAACAAAGCTGAAAGAGTAATAGAAGCGATAAAAACCCAAATTTCAAACATAGATCCCTCCTCTCTAATAGAAGAAAAAGCAAAAATAAATAAAGAAATTTCCGACATAAATCTTCTAAAGGATGAGGCTCAAAGGCTAATCTTTGATCTTTCCTCAAGGCTTAAATGTGACAACCACATCACTGCAATAGAGGAGAAAATATTGAAAGTGCAAGAAGTTTTAGAAAAGAAAAGAAGAGAAATCGACGACAGAGAAAAAGAGATAGAATATCTTAAAAAGGAAGATCCAATTCCAGATAGAGAGCTCTCCAACTTAATCTCTGAAAAAGGTTCTTTGGAAAACGAGCTAAGAAACATAGATCACTATAAGAAAGAATTAGATAAACAAAAGATCCTTCTTTTGAACCTTGAAAAGAATATTAAAGAAGAGAAAGAAAAAATTGAGTTTTTATCTAAAAAAATACCATCCACAGACAATGAATATGTAAAAAGGCTAAAAGAGATTATAAAAGATTTAGAAGAGAGAAAAGTAAAAGAGAATTATGAAAATATTTTATCCCAGCTTAGTAATAAAAGGGGACAAAAAAGCTCTGTAGAAGAAGAGTATAAAAAACTTATAGAAGAGTTCAAAAGTAATTTTCAGGAAGAAACTTGGGAAATTTACTCCTCTACTGATGTGGATCCAAAGGAAAAAGAAGTATTAATAAATCAAAAAGAAGAGCTCATTAAAATTCTCGGAGAAAAAGAAGCTATACTGAAAGAATATGAAAAGAGAACAGGCAAAAAAGTAGAAGATTTAATTCCCGAAAAAATAGAGGAAGATTACAAAAACTTGGAAAAGAATATCCAAAAAATGGAATATGCCATTAAGATTGCTGAAAGTACAAGAGAGAGCATCCTAAAATCAATCCTTCCAAGAACCATGGCTTTTATGCAAAAAATTCTACCTATATTAACCTCAGATAGATATCATTATGCTGAAATTGATGAGAGTTATAAGTTGAGAGTATACACCAGCGATACAAAAGACCCTTTAGAAAAAAATATATTCAGCGGTGGAACCCAAGATCAGCTTTCTTTAGCCTTAAGACTTGCTTTTGCTATGGCAACTCTTCCTCAAGATAAAGGAGTACAACCTAAATTTATTTTCTTAGATGAACCCTTAGGTTCCTTTGACGAAGATAGAGCAAGAGGTCTTCTCTACCTTCTAACTCAAGGCGAAGTGGCAGAGTTCTTTGATCAAATATTTGTAGTAACCCATGTTCCCATAGAAGAAGAACTTTTTGATGAAATCTACTATGTAAATAACGGACAAATTATTAAAATTGACAAAAACTCTAATCTAACCTTAGACTTTTGA